The following proteins are encoded in a genomic region of Nicotiana sylvestris chromosome 4, ASM39365v2, whole genome shotgun sequence:
- the LOC138889954 gene encoding uncharacterized protein codes for MYSYVSSLFAHFLGIPRESLGTPIYVSMLVGNSVVMDQIYRSCVMTFCDYETRADLLLIYMTDFEVILGMDWLSPYHVVLNFHAKTITLAILEFPRLEWKCSSVSASSRVISFLKASHMVEKGCLAYLAYVQDTAAETPVIDSVLAVREFSDMFSFDLPGILPDRDINFCVDLVVGT; via the coding sequence atgtattcatatgtttcatctctgtttgctcattttttGGGTATTCCTCgcgagtccttgggtactcctatATATGTATCCATGCTAGTGGGAAATTCTGTTGTTATGGATCAAATTTACCGGTCCTGTGTCATGACTTTCTGTGATTATGAGACTAGAGCAGATCTTCTGTTGATCTATATGACTGATTTTGAggtcatcttgggcatggactggttgtctccatatCATGTCGTCCTTAATttccatgccaagactattaccTTGGCGATACTAGAATTTCCTAGATTGGAATGGAAGTGTTCATCTGTCAGtgcatctagtcgggttatctctttcctgaaggcttCACACATGGTCGaaaagggttgtttggcttatctagcatATGTTCAGGATACTGCTGCAGAGACTCCGGTGATTGATTCAGTCCTCGCAGTCCGGGAGTTTTCCGATATGTTTTCTTTTGATCTACCAGGCATACTACCAGATCGTGATATCAATTTCTGTGTTGATTTGGTTGTAGGTACCTAG